In a genomic window of Sulfurisphaera tokodaii str. 7:
- a CDS encoding ABC transporter substrate-binding protein: protein MKIWGIVLAVVVIIAILAGVIYTYMRANNNVSTTSSHNLRIISLAPSDTQVLIALGLGKYIVGIDYYSYSLLKYLNLTSQVPANVTVFSQIYPPNISGLLLLHPSIVVVEYGLEAPYISQMEKAGLNVLVTNSDYAYSFSQIEENIMEIAKYFNVTQQGEELINWMNKKIADFSTLGNTTIAYMLYICPNLDFYTAGGNVFINSIIVQGGGINVFSTYSDYPLLSPDELLVSNPQVIIAQEVSNFSYTESLISQIPGIKNVKAFNASRIYILGNLATDLLNEPGPLSVYAILMVHDIINSTAPKYVTASWVKENLNIELPIF, encoded by the coding sequence ATGAAAATTTGGGGCATAGTTTTAGCAGTCGTTGTTATTATAGCGATCCTAGCTGGTGTTATCTATACATATATGAGAGCTAATAATAATGTAAGCACAACATCTTCTCATAACCTTAGGATTATTAGTTTAGCTCCTAGCGATACTCAAGTTTTAATAGCGTTGGGATTAGGTAAATACATTGTAGGTATTGACTATTACTCATATTCACTACTAAAATACCTTAACTTAACAAGTCAAGTACCGGCGAATGTTACAGTTTTTTCACAAATATATCCACCTAACATCTCTGGCTTATTACTTTTACATCCTAGTATAGTAGTTGTTGAATACGGTTTAGAAGCTCCCTATATTTCACAGATGGAAAAGGCCGGACTAAATGTTTTAGTTACTAACAGTGATTATGCTTATTCTTTCTCTCAGATAGAGGAAAATATAATGGAAATTGCTAAATATTTTAACGTTACTCAACAAGGAGAGGAGTTAATTAATTGGATGAATAAGAAGATTGCTGATTTTTCTACCTTAGGGAATACAACAATAGCTTACATGCTTTACATCTGTCCTAACCTAGATTTCTATACTGCTGGCGGTAATGTATTTATAAACAGTATTATTGTTCAAGGTGGAGGGATCAACGTTTTCTCTACTTACTCTGATTATCCATTACTCTCTCCAGATGAACTCCTAGTTTCCAATCCTCAAGTAATCATAGCCCAAGAGGTTAGTAACTTTTCTTATACAGAATCATTAATTTCTCAAATACCCGGGATTAAGAATGTTAAGGCTTTTAACGCAAGCCGTATATATATTCTAGGTAATTTGGCTACGGATTTATTAAATGAACCAGGACCATTATCAGTATATGCAATTTTGATGGTACATGATATAATTAATTCTACCGCACCTAAGTACGTTACTGCTTCTTGGGTTAAAGAAAACTTAAATATTGAGCTACCTATTTTTTAG
- a CDS encoding FecCD family ABC transporter permease, whose protein sequence is MLKYLFITLLPISFFLGLILGEVRLSIGEIFHPEGVYSIILFDIRLPTVISAMLIGILISLCGAILQHLLKNPLIDPYISGTSSGGAFGAVLTYFLLAFNLPLSWLIYVQPLFAFITATLATLITLGIGRKGGIYSIVVGGIVVSYIFSSLTTILLVIYQEKYPQIPPLTFWLLGEINIVGWRDVIILSIITFLLIFLVLKYSRQIDLVSISDEISFTHGINPGRFRLFWLLIVSLITAYIVSIAGIIGFIGIIVPHIARRIDGSMRGLSIYSPLIGAVIMEFSNILSRGIFGTIIPITAITALVASPIIISILVKINAGQGVES, encoded by the coding sequence GTGCTAAAATACCTCTTCATCACGTTGTTACCAATTTCATTTTTTCTAGGACTAATTTTAGGTGAAGTTAGACTTAGTATAGGTGAAATTTTTCATCCTGAAGGAGTTTATTCAATAATCTTATTTGATATAAGATTGCCTACAGTCATTTCAGCAATGTTAATAGGTATCCTAATCTCGCTTTGTGGAGCAATCCTTCAACATTTATTGAAAAACCCACTTATAGATCCTTATATATCCGGTACATCTTCCGGTGGAGCATTCGGTGCAGTTCTGACTTATTTCCTTCTAGCATTTAATTTACCTCTTTCATGGTTGATATATGTACAACCATTATTTGCTTTCATAACAGCAACGTTAGCTACATTAATAACACTAGGGATCGGAAGAAAAGGGGGAATTTACAGTATAGTTGTTGGAGGTATTGTTGTTTCTTACATTTTCTCTTCCTTAACCACAATTCTTCTTGTTATCTATCAGGAGAAGTATCCTCAAATCCCTCCACTAACATTTTGGCTTTTAGGTGAAATAAATATAGTAGGTTGGAGAGATGTTATAATTCTCTCTATTATAACTTTTCTTCTCATCTTTCTTGTATTAAAATACTCAAGACAAATTGATTTAGTTTCCATTAGTGATGAGATCTCATTCACACACGGAATAAACCCAGGAAGATTTAGACTATTTTGGTTATTGATTGTAAGTTTAATAACAGCGTATATAGTCTCTATTGCTGGAATAATTGGTTTTATAGGGATTATTGTACCGCATATTGCCAGAAGGATCGATGGTAGTATGAGAGGTCTTAGTATCTATTCTCCTTTAATAGGGGCTGTAATAATGGAGTTTAGCAATATATTATCTAGGGGAATTTTCGGAACAATTATACCTATAACTGCTATAACAGCTCTAGTTGCTTCTCCAATAATAATCTCAATTCTGGTGAAGATAAATGCTGGTCAAGGGGTTGAAAGTTAA
- a CDS encoding ABC transporter ATP-binding protein produces the protein MLVKGLKVKLGDKIILDNVTINLTNGINLIFGPNGSGKTTLLRTIIGMIKPLEGEILNEDKLSYSPSEFYSPSMKVIDVLLAGKKNGEYERFIKLLNLENLIQRDFFTLSSGEKRLIIIAKALAEGDLVIMDEPLSNLDIANRKKIIDVLISLKNERKFLITSHELDMINFADNVIVMKKGKVVYQGNKEGIDESLLSFVYEVPIKKINVNNYTFFITY, from the coding sequence ATGCTGGTCAAGGGGTTGAAAGTTAAATTAGGTGATAAAATAATTTTAGATAACGTGACGATTAACTTAACAAATGGAATTAATTTAATTTTTGGCCCAAATGGTTCTGGTAAAACCACACTATTAAGGACAATAATAGGGATGATTAAACCTCTTGAAGGTGAAATTTTAAATGAGGATAAGTTATCTTATTCTCCTTCAGAATTCTATTCACCAAGCATGAAGGTTATTGATGTGCTTCTTGCAGGGAAAAAGAATGGTGAATATGAAAGGTTTATAAAATTACTTAACCTTGAGAATTTAATTCAAAGAGACTTTTTTACCTTAAGCTCTGGTGAGAAAAGACTAATAATTATTGCTAAAGCACTTGCTGAGGGAGATTTAGTAATTATGGATGAACCATTATCTAACCTAGATATAGCTAATAGAAAAAAGATAATTGATGTATTAATTTCTTTAAAAAATGAAAGAAAATTTCTAATAACGTCTCATGAACTTGATATGATAAATTTCGCTGATAATGTTATAGTTATGAAAAAAGGTAAAGTAGTTTATCAAGGAAATAAAGAGGGTATTGATGAGAGCTTACTTTCCTTTGTATATGAAGTACCAATAAAGAAAATTAACGTTAATAATTACACATTTTTTATAACATATTAA
- a CDS encoding transcriptional regulator, which produces MKLATPCEEAFRIEVPILRMAIAKRLVERGMPVVKASKISGISATTYEKNIKEKREEIEKLLKDEEIRDIIDALVGRILANQTIESTSFCILCSRARKLFNLKPCPLY; this is translated from the coding sequence ATGAAACTTGCAACCCCTTGTGAAGAAGCGTTTAGAATTGAAGTACCGATATTAAGAATGGCAATTGCAAAGAGACTTGTAGAGAGAGGTATGCCAGTGGTTAAGGCTTCTAAAATATCTGGTATTTCTGCTACTACTTACGAGAAAAACATAAAGGAAAAGAGAGAAGAAATAGAGAAACTACTAAAGGATGAAGAAATAAGGGATATTATTGACGCATTAGTTGGTAGAATTTTAGCAAATCAAACAATAGAGAGTACTAGCTTTTGTATTCTATGCTCGAGAGCAAGAAAATTATTTAATTTAAAACCTTGCCCACTCTACTAA
- a CDS encoding mechanosensitive ion channel family protein gives MNRLVTLFIILFVVVGVAVATTVILSAVLHISVTITSVINAILIGVVGVISINIISRIIKLRAGNIVGRTTAESLSLVIQFIGYTIIVILALTAVHVAVTSALIGGTVFGLVIGLALQTPLSNVFSGIFLILSRPFNIGDRVTITTWQYGLLAPTYPPKFWSNDFLIPGYTGIIQDINLMYTTILTDENVVMKIPNNIMIQAAIFVHNEEYRLVRTKYEIPKDLDPDYVIPVLKEKISKLSFLVKEPEIKVLDTTLNTYVISVDTYCKGQYEEPPRSEIIKVIMKTIKEIQSVKVNEKNSSH, from the coding sequence ATGAATCGACTAGTAACCCTTTTTATAATACTCTTTGTAGTAGTTGGAGTTGCTGTTGCAACAACTGTAATATTATCGGCAGTACTTCATATTTCAGTCACAATAACTTCAGTAATTAATGCGATATTAATTGGTGTTGTAGGCGTAATCTCAATCAATATAATTTCTAGAATAATAAAATTGAGAGCTGGAAATATAGTTGGAAGAACAACTGCCGAAAGTCTTAGTTTGGTAATCCAATTCATTGGTTATACTATAATAGTTATATTAGCATTAACAGCAGTTCATGTCGCGGTTACTAGCGCATTAATTGGCGGTACAGTCTTTGGTCTTGTAATTGGTTTGGCATTGCAGACGCCTTTATCAAATGTATTTTCCGGGATCTTTCTAATCTTAAGTAGACCTTTTAATATAGGTGATAGGGTTACAATAACCACATGGCAATACGGCTTATTGGCACCAACTTATCCTCCAAAATTTTGGTCGAATGATTTCTTAATACCAGGCTATACTGGAATAATTCAAGATATTAATTTAATGTATACAACAATACTAACAGATGAGAATGTTGTAATGAAAATTCCTAATAATATCATGATTCAAGCTGCTATATTTGTACATAATGAGGAATACAGACTAGTTAGGACTAAATATGAAATTCCAAAAGACTTAGATCCTGATTACGTTATACCAGTACTAAAGGAGAAAATTAGTAAACTAAGTTTCCTAGTTAAAGAACCAGAAATAAAAGTTCTTGATACTACATTAAATACTTACGTAATATCAGTTGATACTTATTGTAAAGGACAATATGAAGAACCACCAAGAAGTGAAATAATAAAAGTTATTATGAAGACCATAAAAGAGATTCAATCAGTGAAAGTTAATGAGAAAAATAGTTCTCACTAG
- a CDS encoding PaREP1 family protein: MEKDIYKVGEDYVEARVIESLSDLLLSLTLWKEGYTRNSAGKAFNAVKALMSALVVTNEDKLLALAKDDKEREWIKKKAHIVPTHSMYALAQMLKDVGIDIVNLVRVALDLHDYQYNGFEPDFSNYSRKEDVLRDLITVMEETKKVINTYFPKYEVKEISEKIDELLKEINDNRGVNTL; encoded by the coding sequence ATGGAGAAAGACATTTACAAGGTTGGTGAGGATTATGTTGAGGCTAGAGTAATTGAGAGTTTATCAGACCTCCTCCTTTCCCTTACTCTGTGGAAAGAGGGTTATACTAGGAATTCTGCTGGGAAAGCTTTCAACGCTGTGAAAGCGTTAATGAGCGCACTCGTGGTGACTAATGAGGATAAGTTACTTGCCCTAGCTAAAGACGACAAAGAAAGGGAGTGGATTAAGAAGAAAGCCCACATTGTGCCCACTCACAGTATGTACGCTTTAGCGCAGATGCTAAAAGACGTAGGTATTGATATAGTAAACCTTGTGAGAGTTGCACTAGACCTTCACGACTACCAATATAACGGTTTCGAACCGGACTTCAGTAACTATAGTAGAAAAGAAGACGTTTTAAGGGATTTAATTACCGTCATGGAGGAGACCAAGAAAGTAATAAACACTTATTTCCCCAAGTACGAGGTCAAGGAGATTTCAGAGAAAATTGACGAGCTGTTAAAGGAAATAAACGATAATAGAGGCGTGAATACTCTTTAA
- a CDS encoding IS5-like element ISSto3 family transposase — MGIEIYQSVIPQKYLGWKSKYLLDCEEILKELDDVIRREFEGFKFTQYDPLTYLKMLIVMVLYRESYRGTIELAATNIVVKRFLKVKEIPSKSSLHWFVHKFSDRIRDLLLKVFRRFESLVEEEQLPTHHLLAEEKFGRDIRLLDSFPVELPNGKKSIETHIEKLLLDLREIDSKRKPHEVLASLDEGKREELFSHFPRDYTVREHEGSWGRKWGKAWFGGKCFAEVSSKTLMVSKVELVLANVSDSRSPIVPNVVTLVDRGFVERGKVIRARKGLGVLRSGVEFFGIFLKEHMRCFARSLEVLNTFANLVGLAYNIQRFRALRKRRVLH; from the coding sequence ATGGGCATCGAAATTTACCAAAGCGTAATCCCCCAAAAATATTTGGGTTGGAAGAGTAAATATCTTTTGGATTGCGAGGAGATCTTGAAAGAGCTAGATGATGTGATCAGAAGGGAGTTCGAGGGTTTCAAGTTCACTCAATATGACCCCTTGACTTACTTGAAGATGCTGATTGTTATGGTACTCTATAGAGAGTCTTATAGGGGGACAATTGAACTCGCAGCTACAAATATTGTGGTAAAGCGTTTCCTCAAAGTTAAAGAAATCCCATCAAAGTCCTCACTACACTGGTTTGTCCACAAGTTTAGTGACAGAATAAGGGATTTACTCCTCAAGGTATTCAGAAGATTTGAATCACTCGTTGAAGAAGAACAACTCCCAACACACCATCTACTAGCAGAGGAGAAGTTTGGAAGGGATATAAGGTTGCTTGATAGTTTTCCCGTTGAGTTGCCTAATGGTAAGAAGAGTATTGAGACTCATATTGAGAAGTTATTGCTTGATTTGAGGGAGATTGATTCTAAGAGGAAGCCTCATGAGGTTCTTGCTTCACTTGATGAGGGAAAGAGGGAGGAGCTTTTTTCTCATTTCCCTAGGGATTATACTGTTAGGGAGCATGAGGGGAGTTGGGGTAGGAAGTGGGGTAAGGCTTGGTTTGGGGGGAAGTGTTTTGCTGAGGTTTCTTCTAAAACCCTTATGGTATCTAAGGTTGAGTTAGTTTTAGCTAATGTTTCTGACTCGAGGTCTCCTATTGTGCCTAATGTGGTTACGCTTGTGGATAGGGGGTTTGTGGAGAGGGGTAAGGTAATTAGGGCTAGAAAGGGTTTGGGAGTTTTGAGGAGTGGTGTTGAGTTTTTTGGGATTTTCCTCAAGGAGCACATGAGGTGTTTTGCTAGGAGTTTAGAGGTGTTGAATACTTTTGCTAATCTCGTAGGTTTAGCTTATAATATTCAGCGGTTTAGGGCTCTTAGGAAAAGGCGTGTCCTACACTAG